One Plasmodium sp. gorilla clade G2 genome assembly, chromosome: 12 genomic window carries:
- a CDS encoding cytosolic iron-sulfur protein assembly protein 1, putative translates to MVLELVVNLENHKRRIWSICWSPDGNYLASVGADKYIMIWVKKNNEKIRKTNNSNKIMKKALNIFGEKTQIKSNIEFDIYDIIETDHEKSLRHIEFSKDGSFFVVASFDSKCSIYKKNNNDKWVYYKMLEGHEKEVKCASIHPSNKYIVTCGRDKSIWVHAKGEVGKTDMNSKNHASYNNENNDDNNKNNDDNNKNNDDNIKNDDNNNNNYDNIKNDNSDKNNTSDFILQDNQTLSSLDKNNNLQPSSSLDFHFDAYLTAHTEDIKFVSWCPLSENTFISLSYDNSLKLWTKIMNEWNCIQTLNEHTSVVWCVTFNFDGSQFATCSDDKTIRIWKSDKKLKYNLNKYPFLYEKAIKDVKDSSYSKETSKNMDEEKINDNNTTCENKNVAQSNDTINNNNNNNDNNNNNNNNNNNNNNNNNYNNNSNNHIDGGVQINQTCEGKEPTEGINQMTEAKSRSKENINNTDINKNNNQEVVKSKVKSENKIFKKTTNFFSKFKEIKSKKENEQKYISSNITIINYSEQKDDLSALSKVYIQHNFVPLYFNNGLFKYVYNFSQVEDNTNINNDLKKKEQHNKGNNNNNIKDNVIKNIDNNIINNKETDEIINNDLIDKISNHTNIENDNKQKKEYVEDFQETSIHISEDTNSTIKQNINNKDQNINDTNFDDWKVNNVIQGYHKRSVSYIDWNAYEDLIAASSFDNSLKIFKKINEQWELISNIDNAHMSDVNCVVWCPQKYQDYFLLATAGDDCVINIWKYTKG, encoded by the coding sequence atgGTACTTGAATTAGTTGTAAATTTAGAAAATCACAAGAGGAGAATATGGAGCATCTGCTGGAGTCCAGATGGAAATTATTTAGCTTCTGTAGGTgctgataaatatattatgatatgggtgaaaaaaaataatgagaaGATAAGAAAAactaataatagtaataagataatgaaaaaagcTTTAAATATATTCGGTGAAAAGACGCAGATTAAAAGTAATATAGAATTCGatatttatgatattatAGAAACAGATCATGAAAAATCTTTAAGACATATTGAATTTTCTAAAGATGGAagtttttttgttgttgctTCATTTGATTCTAAATGctcaatatataaaaagaataataatgataaatggGTCTATTATAAAATGTTAGAAGGTCATGAAAAGGAAGTTAAATGTGCCTCGATTCATCCttcaaacaaatatattgtaACATGTGGTAGGGATAAAAGTATATGGGTTCATGCAAAGGGAGAAGTTGGAAAGACAGATATGAACAGTAAGAACCATGCaagttataataatgaaaataatgatgataataataaaaataatgatgataataataaaaataatgatgataatattaaaaatgatgacaataataataataattatgataatatcaaaaatgataatagtgataaaaataacacAAGTGATTTTATTCTTCAAGATAATCAAACTCTATCAAGCCttgacaaaaataataatctaCAACCTAGTAGTAGTCTAGATTTCCACTTTGATGCTTACCTTACAGCACACACAGAAGACATAAAATTTGTGTCATGGTGCCCTTTAAGTGAAAACACATTTATATCCTTATCTTATGataattctttaaaattaTGGACTAAAATAATGAATGAATGGAATTGTATACAAACATTAAACGAGCACACTTCAGTTGTATGGTGTGTAACATTTAATTTTGATGGTTCTCAATTTGCTACTTGCTCAGATGATAAAACCATTAGAATTTGGAAGAgtgataaaaaattaaaatataatttgaatAAGTATCCTTTTCTATATGAAAAAGCGATAAAGGATGTTAAAGACAGTTCATATAGTAAGGAGACAAGCAAAAATATGGacgaagaaaaaattaatgataataacacTACatgtgaaaataaaaatgtagcACAAAGTAATGatacaataaataataacaacaacaataatgataataataataataataataataataataataataataataacaacaacaattataataataatagtaataaccATATTGATGGTGGTGTTCAGATCAATCAAACATGTGAAGGTAAAGAACCGACAGAAGGGATCAATCAAATGACAGAAGCAAAATCAAGAAgcaaagaaaatataaacaatacagacataaataaaaataataaccaAGAAGTTGTAAAATCTAAAGTAAAaagtgaaaataaaatatttaaaaaaacaaccAACTTTTTTAGtaaatttaaagaaattaaaagtaaaaaagaaaatgaacaaaaatatatttcatcaaatattacaataataaattattcagAACAAAAAGATGATTTAAGTGCATTATCTAAAGTATATATTCAACATAATTTTGTGcccttatattttaataatggtctttttaaatatgtatataatttctcACAAGTAGaagataatacaaatatcaataatgatttaaagaaaaaagaacaaCATAATaaaggtaataataataataatataaaagataatgttattaaaaatatagataataatataataaataataaagaaactgatgaaataattaataatgatCTTATAGATAAAATTAGTAACCATacaaatatagaaaatgataataaacaaaaaaaagaatatgttGAAGATTTTCAAGAAACATCCATACATATCTCAGAAGATACTAATTCAAcaattaaacaaaatataaataataaagatcaaaatataaatgataccAATTTTGATGATTGGAAAGTAAATAATGTTATACAAGGATATCATAAAAGAAGTGTTAGTTATATTGATTGGAATGCATATGAAGATTTAATAGCAGCTTCATCATTTGATAATTCAttgaaaatattcaaaaaaattaatgaacAATGGGAACTCATATCAAATATAGATAATGCACATATGAGTGATGTTAATTGTGTTGTCTGGTGTCCTCAAAAATATCAAGATTACTTTTTATTGGCTACAGCTGGAGATGATTGTGtcataaatatatggaaatacACAAAGGGATGA
- a CDS encoding cGMP-specific phosphodiesterase: MMDTKVDQKFQPKFYVDKKLSKSFDKKLDEEIFNYPFKKESFLISEKFSIEHTKDSLWKSIKDKAKKKSDMEYFNCVNSLCCKFICTIRKYVTYFLYLKDSSYEIYKMNPYNNNNMNITNKKNVTNKKNVTNNINITNNINITNNINITNNINNSYSNDNINYNLNHLNNSSCSKHNKYNANNIDDINIKNDYTYNHIYEQIFFKYNSSFYEYLMFNLMKKIIHYKNIILNKKEKINNSYNNNDIKNIDGFLIFQNLHFEEIFLNTFYSSFPFKIFLHSLYMIFICFIYFVFLYFILLKNIYTHPLIFHLSILKFFFDIIFFLSFILYPLFLHLKRIDNIIYSSYISSYIFVCVTFLYSFLILKCSSYSVKMNNNTYQNYFVFQNMLFLLINIIYISIFCFLKNYMILYSFLYNCRFSIFSILFIFLYYYIFFTLDFYTVIHFPFDNLLCPFLAFLFFSFLFIFKIITSLYYEYVYEKKYRILYIKKNNLMERRINKRTNTNINNVYFTKYFSIDNTIPTSPIEDILNNFKHITETINIIEENPNQNLLTNIKKIKEKIKNCDNILRTKNINQVQIGKYRKFEKVYNIWCLDKMYLNNPLGQEESKSVLSNSLNRISFNSFSNMHSLLSSKFQEHYNDIYDWNGNIENIYKGNTFISIGYKLLYPLGVLEANFDKEKLKKFLFKMCSYYNEVPYHTSLHAAQVAHFSKSMLFMLDMNHKISAIDEFCLHISSLCHDTGHPGLNNYFLINSENNLALTYNDNSVLENYHCSLLFKTLKNPNYNIFEYYPYHIFISCKKNIIRAILSTDMKNHFEYISDFRTSKEFIDYDNLSNDQIWQIFCLILKASDIGHSTLEWKKHLEWTLKINEEFYLQGLLEKSLNIQNSFLCDIDTMNKLAFSQIDFLKHLCIPLFNELNYICKNNDVYTHCIQPIENNIERWEGHKNDNQNLGLHEKYKDENLLSKLELIKFE; the protein is encoded by the exons atgatGGATACAAAAGTAGATCAAAAAT tTCAACCCAAGTTTTATGTGgacaaaaaattatcaaaatcTTTTGATAAAAAATTGGATGaagaaatttttaattatccTTTTAAGAAAGAAAGTTTTTTGATATCAGAAAAATTTTCTATTGAACATACAAAAGATTCTTTATGGAAATCTATAAAAGATAAAGCTAAAAAGAAATCAGACATGGAGTATTTCAATTGTGTTAATAGTCTATGTTgtaaatttatatgtactattagaaaatatgttacatattttttatatttaaaagatagttcctatgaaatatataaaatgaatccatacaacaataataatatgaatattacaaataagaAGAATGTgacaaataagaaaaatgttacaaataatatcaatattacaaataatatcaatattacaaataatatcaatattacaaataatattaataacagttatagtaatgataatattaattataaccTTAACCATTTAAATAACTCAAGTTGTTCAAAACATAACAAATATAATGCAAACAATATAGacgatataaatataaaaaatgattatacctataatcatatatatgaacaaatattctttaaatataattcatcGTTTTATGAATATCTTATGTTTAActtgatgaaaaaaataattcattacaaaaatattattttgaataaaaaagagaaaataaataattcatataataataatgatataaaaaatatagatggatttttaatttttcaaaatttacattttgaagaaatatttttaaatacattttattCATCATttccttttaaaatatttttacatagtctatatatgatttttatatgttttatatattttgtttttttatattttatacttttaaaaaatatatatacacatccATTAATCTTTCATTTaagtatattaaaatttttcttcgatatcatttttttcttatcatttatattatatcctctatttttacatttaaaaagaattgataatataatatattcttcatatatatcatcctATATCTTTGTGTGtgttacatttttatatagttttcttatattaaaatgttcaTCTTATTCTgtcaaaatgaataataatacttatcaaaattattttgtttttcaaaatatgttatttctcttaattaatattatatatatatctatattttgttttttaaaaaattatatgattcTTTATAGTTTCCTATATAATTGTagattttcaattttttctattttatttatttttctatattattatatattttttactttaGATTTTTATACAGTTATACATTTCCCATTTGATAATTTATTGTGTCCTTTTCttgcttttttatttttttcatttctttttatttttaagattatcacatctttatattatgaatatgtatatgaaaaaaaatatagaatactatatatcaaaaaaaataatctcATGGAAAGACGCATAAACAAAAGAACCAATACAAACATTAATAATGTTTATTTtactaaatatttttcaatagATAATACTATACCTACATCACCCATAGAAgacatattaaataatttcaaACATATAACAGagactattaatattattgaagAAAATCCAAATCAAAATCTATTAAccaatataaagaaaatcaaagaaaaaattaaaaattgtgataatatattaaggacaaaaaatattaatcaaGTACAAATaggaaaatatagaaaatttgaaaaagtttataatatatggtgTTTAGACAAAATGTATCTAAATAATCCATTAGGTCAAGAAGAATCTAAATCAGTTTTATCAAATAGTCTTAACAGAATatcttttaattcattttctaatatgcattcattattatcatctaaGTTTCAAGAacattataatgatatatatgactGGAATggtaatattgaaaatatatataaaggaaatacatttatatctataggttataaattattatatccaCTAGGTGTATTAGAAGCTAATtttgataaagaaaaattgaaaaaatttCTTTTCAAAATGTGTTCTTATTATAATGAGGTTCCTTATCACACTAGTCTCCACGCAGCCCag GTAGCTCATTTTAGCAAGAGTATGCTTTTCATGCTAGATATGAACCACAAAATATCAGCCATTGATGAATTTTGCTTACATATATCTTCCTTATGTCATGATACAGGACATCCTGGACTCAATAATTATTTCCTTATAAATTCAGAAAATAATTTAGCACTaacatataatgataatagtgTTCTAGAAAATTATCATTGTTCTTTACTCTTTAAAACTCTCAAAAATCCaaattataatatctttgaatattatccttatcatatttttatttcatgcaaaaaaaatatcatcaGAGCTATTTTATCAACTGATATGAAAAAccattttgaatatatttctGATTTTAGAACTTCAAAAGAATTTATAgattatgataatttatcAAATGATCAAATATGGCAAATATTCTGTCTTATTCTAAAAGCATCAGATATTGGGCACTCAACACTTGAATGGAAAAAACATCTTGAATGGACACTCAAAATTAATGAAGAATTTTATTTACAAGGTTTACTAGAAAAAtcattaaatatacaaaatagcTTTTTATGTGATATTGATACTATGAATAAATTAGCTTTCTCACAAattgattttttaaaacatttatgTATCCCTTTATTCaatgaattaaattatatatgtaaaaataatgacGTATATACTCATTGTATACAACcaattgaaaataatatagaacgTTGGGAAGGccataaaaatgataatcaaAATTTAGGTTTGCACGAAAAGTATAAGGACGAAAACTTGTTAAGCAAACTTGAGCTCATCAaatttgaataa
- a CDS encoding porphobilinogen deaminase, with protein MYLLSFLSFIIFFIFCTAKRHEHLIKKCFLNSHNFCKIKTDPFRKKNLTEGLYSSYANKNEIIIGTRDSPLALKQSEKVRKRLMSYFKKMNKNINITFKYIKTTGDNILDNKSVGLYGGKGIFTKELDEQLINGNVDLCVHSLKDVPILLPDDIELSCFLKRDTINDAFLSIKYKSINDLNMIKSVSIIEDISINKKENDHNNDTLCTIGTSSLRRRSQIKKGYKNIYVKNIRGNINTRIEKLYNGEVDALIIAMCGIERLIKKTNLKNILKNKEQKNIYKPFLLKCNNKKCVDLCHVNIQKLNKKVIYPALCQGIIAVTSNRKNDFISNLLKNINNKKSEMMAEIERSFLYHIDGNCMMPIGGYTKIRNQDIYLNVIINDIHGYNKYQVKQKGTIYNYKEIGPNAAIKIKEIIGTEKFKKIKAEAEWHLLNNK; from the coding sequence atgtatttattatctttcctttcatttattatattttttatattctgtACAGCCAAAAGACATGaacatttaattaaaaaatgttttcTGAACAGTCATAatttttgtaaaataaaaactgACCCGTTcaggaaaaaaaatttaaccGAAGGACTATATTCTTCATATGCAAATAAGAACGAAATAATTATAGGAACTCGTGATTCTCCTTTAGCCTTAAAACAAAGTGAAAAAGTGAGAAAAAGACTAAtgtcatattttaaaaaaatgaataaaaatataaatataacatttaaatatataaaaacaacaggtgataatatattagataaTAAGAGTGTTGGATTATATGGAGGGAAAGGAATATTTACAAAAGAATTGGATGAACAATTAATAAATGGAAATGTAGATTTGTGTGTACATTCTTTGAAAGATGTTCCTATATTATTACCTGATGATATTGAATTATcatgttttttaaaaagagatACAATAAATGATGCCTTTTtatctataaaatataaaagcaTCAATGATttgaatatgataaaaagTGTATCAATTATAGAAGATATTAGtattaacaaaaaagaaaatgatcaTAACAATGATACATTATGTACTATTGGTACATCCTCCTTAAGAAGAAGAAgtcaaattaaaaaaggttataaaaatatttatgtaaaaaatataagaggaaatataaatacaagaattgagaaattatataatggAGAGGTCGACGCCTTAATAATAGCTATGTGTGGTATAGAaagattaataaaaaaaacgaatcttaaaaatatcctaaaaaataaagaacagaaaaatatatacaaaccATTTCTTCtcaaatgtaataataaaaagtgtGTTGACTTGTGTCATgttaatatacaaaaattgaATAAAAAAGTAATTTATCCTGCCTTATGTCAAGGTATTATAGCAGTTACGTCAAACAGAAAAAATGATTTCATTTCGaaccttttaaaaaatataaataacaaaaagTCAGAAATGATGGCAGAAATAGAAAGAtcctttttatatcatattgaTGGAAATTGTATGATGCCTATAGGAGGCTATACAAAAATAAGAAAtcaagatatatatttaaatgtaatAATTAATGACATACATGGATATAACAAATATCAGGTAAAACAAAAAGgtacaatatataattataaagaaattGGCCCTAATGCTGCTATTAAAATAAAGGAAATTATAGGCACAGAAAAgtttaagaaaataaaagcTGAGGCTGAATGGCaccttttaaataataaatga
- a CDS encoding ATP synthase mitochondrial F1 complex assembly factor 1, putative, producing MLTNLSKKRFYFSLPCSRDLKNIVKLPLLEREDKYKIINIWKEKYKDNKYVISDYMDINKYEVIKNNCKNNSHFIIPFKNNNGYITYYTQFIDCKLIFITSLEYYNKYKTNSTPFITLHFFDEFKKKEIILSKVHIINPTITKYQAIKIYNNILSFYYDTNYFQYVKKFNNDSRNFNYEQFLGKFKDIF from the coding sequence ATGTTAACAAATTTGAGTAAGAAAAGATTTTATTTCTCCCTGCCTTGTTCTcgtgatttaaaaaatattgtgaAGTTGCCCTTATTAGAAAGAgaagataaatataagataataaatatatggaaagaaaaatataaagataataaatatgtaatatcagattatatggatataaataaatatgaagtaataaaaaataattgtaaaaataattctcattttattataccctttaaaaataataatggatATATAACTTATTACACACAATTTATTGATTGTAAATTAATTTTCATTACATCAttagaatattataataaatataaaactaaTTCAACACCATTTATTACattacatttttttgatgaattcaaaaagaaagaaattatTCTATCGAAGGTACATATAATTAATCCAACAATAACTAAATATCAAgctattaaaatttataataatattctttctttttattatgacACAAATTATTTCCAgtatgtaaaaaaatttaataatgacAGTAGAAATTTTAATTATGAGCAATTTTTAGGAAAATTTaaagatattttttaa